From Acetobacteroides hydrogenigenes, one genomic window encodes:
- a CDS encoding HU family DNA-binding protein yields MAVQYVLIEKGNPAKPEEPKKYYAQNKSTGEITFKTLAKEIASKSSLNSGDVYNVLDVLTQVMNREISEGRIVRLGDFGSLQLSISSVGTDTMEKFNSSHIKSSKINFRPGKDLKAILNNLEYKKVAGQPDDADE; encoded by the coding sequence ATGGCAGTACAGTACGTACTCATCGAGAAGGGAAACCCTGCAAAACCAGAGGAACCCAAAAAGTACTACGCGCAAAACAAGTCTACCGGTGAGATTACCTTTAAGACGCTTGCTAAGGAGATCGCCAGCAAGTCGTCGCTCAACTCTGGTGATGTTTACAACGTTCTGGATGTACTAACTCAGGTTATGAACCGCGAAATTTCAGAAGGTCGTATTGTTCGACTTGGTGATTTTGGATCGCTGCAGCTATCCATATCGAGTGTAGGCACCGATACCATGGAAAAATTCAACAGCAGCCACATCAAGAGCTCTAAGATTAACTTTCGTCCAGGCAAAGACCTTAAGGCCATCCTCAACAACCTAGAGTATAAAAAGGTGGCCGGACAACCTGATGATGCCGACGAATAG
- a CDS encoding T9SS type A sorting domain-containing protein, with product MKAFFWRTLLACLFGLTLTTPSMGQPLVYSNYEVGKLREFLNQPSAVAGKTNGKQVNAAYNPDDPSTFGVTWTSWANSDRQVSSIDWNWKSLAGNLSFSNFTLLESLWVIGNQFTTANVSGCTKLNRLEASANQLTSLDVSGCSQLSMLICGNNKLTSLNVSSLTKLTTLDVRNNSLKELVLSSNTLLSELECGDNQLTRLDVSGCSQLSRLSCERNMLSSLNVGSLTKLTYIQVHFNLLKELDLSSNTLLSSLDCSSNQFMFSTLPIKSNLTYYRYSPQALITIGKDITVNGFTFKHVGVDEVIDLSTEASINGKSTTFVWKKRRDGSEVKPTNSAGAKFTFDASLEKETIYCEMRNDAFPNSTVNDCLKTVDVAIGNSFDIYNAYEVGKLRAFLNQPSAIAGKTNGQQVNAAYNPNDPSTFGVTWTWPAVGKRVNNINWTSKSLSGDLDLSNFIDLGWFYISFNQLKTANFSGCTNLQSLWLENNQLTSIDVSGCRWINQFRCQNNKLTSLDVSSLTKLATLDAYSNSLVELNLGSNMRLSELRCANNQLTSLEVSGCSQLLSFGCNNNKLTSLNIGSLTKLTSLDVQNNLLKELDLSTNTLLSSLNCSNNQFEFSSLPVKSSLTTYNYSPQALIAIGNDLTVNGSTFKHVGVNESIDLSSEATIEGKNTIFVWKKRSDGSEVKPTNSAGAKFTFDASLAKETIYCEMRNDAFPKFTGNDCLKTVDVTVGNSFDTYNAYEVGKLRAFLDQPSAVAGKTNGLQVNAAYNPNDPSTFGVTWTKAAYEKRVEGISWQLKSLSGDLNFSNFAQLGWIYVNGGLLKTVNVSGCTMLRDLWVSNNQLTRVEVSGCSQLYRILCDYNKLTFLNVGSLTKLKYINTYNNSLKELDFSSNTLLSELQCGNNQLTSIVVSGCSQLSLIECQNNKLASLNVGSLTKLATLNANNNLLKELNLSSNTLLRSLDCGNNQLRLSTLPVKQNLTNYTYVPQGLISIGKDIVVSGKTFKYVGVDEMVDLSAEATIGGKPTTFAWKKRRDGAVVTPTTSNGGMFTFGASLAGEVIYCEMSNANFPYFTGDVAFKTVDVVVGNTFNIYNTYEVGKLQAFLNQSSSEIGKSNGQLLNSNYNANDPSTFWVTWSNSPVEKKVISIYWSGLGVTGSLDLSNFAELSQLRIANNYLSNVNIAGANKLSSMSCTGNYLKFSTLHLGSPSLASPCSYAPQRTLSIGRDTTINGYNQRYIETYKEVNLSSEQTVGGKPTIYTWRKSSDKTVVTPLKSENGVFVFSENLAGQMIYCELTNAAFPDFAGQNVLSTETVRVEGRYNSNDVAKLKSFLQQESAISGQKNYQRIGLEVDINDPSSWPLVVWTASSTNKRVESISWMRKDLAGNLDFSGLDNLKSVELTTNKIASADFSGCSKLEKIWLDENTITAINTSTLASLKRINVNYNKITQLDLSANVKLEEAEFASNLLSTVKLPNTATLGLVRATRNNFKLSTLSPALSQYYSYFYQPQNPMVIGDAVQENDKTIYKVGSYTTIDLSSELTIGGKTTNYSWYNVSKKTDITPRTSANGKFSFDSSVEGDTLICYMRNESLPDFSMLYPFETVKVLVASGYNQYEVGKLKAFLDQPSALEGKTNGQVVNPTYNSNDPSTFGITWTGAAIEKRAASISWWGKNLSGDLDFSNFSQLSGLTISYSQLKTANLSSCVLLSTLQLDNNKLINVDVSGCSQLSWFSCQSNKLASLNVGSLTKLTTLITQGNSLKVLDLSSNTLLRSLYCGDNLLKFSTLPVKSSLTTYAYVPQGVISIGEDITVNGTTFKHVGLGKAIDLSAEATIDGKATTFVWKMRRDGSVITPTTSEGGIFTFDASLANQTIYCEMSNATFPSFTGNNTLKTVDVVVGDSFVAYNAYEVGKLKAFLDQPSAVAGKTNGQQVNSAYNSEDPSTYGVVWNSNLFDKKVTLIDWQSKSLSGSIALNKFSELVTFYLGDNGISNVDMSECAKLEGLHFERNQVATLNVSGCSNLYLLVCDNNRLTNVDLSQAPNLVSFNAMRNKLTVVDFSANPKLQSIGLRGNQIGNVEVNSLTQLKQLVVGENKIANLNLSNLSNLEVLWGDNNNLRLLDIAANTKLTSLYCYNNSFTYSTLPGKPASVTAFGCAPQKLVEIGEKQISGTSEKYFIGADHVVDLGKENIVNGVQTTFTWKEQYGSVVTPTSSNGGKFTFNSKFVGKKLYCEMANAGFPDFVGYNILKTVVVEVVPAYNQNDVDKLKAFLNKPSQESGKTNGQQLNAAYNPEDPATYGVAWSRHNVNKRVISFQWYDKKLSGDLDLSGCELLNDVFISNNKIPSVNFKGCSSLVNLYAESNEIASASFDKHPLLESVDISLNKLTSLTIPEAPMLSFLFATDNKLSQIDLSKMASLTRVKLMRNELSSMDVSDLTKLQMLKVEGNKITGVKFGGNEQLVLLNLDSNQLLSVDVSSLTSLTDLTLSNNKLLLSRLPLGKAAYTNYSYAPQSSMAVGHAKQEGNDVKYSIYAEEPLDLSSELNVGGNVTAFVWKKADGTVVLPTSSDNGVFAFSTGLIGETLYGELSNASFPDFAGDKVFKTVKFTVLSPYNEEEVSKLIGFFGRPSMNGINNGDCIGISKMNDPSSWRGVEWTSGVSDRRVKSISWASLGIADTLNIFNFVKLTSIDVADNKLDKIISANTPLLKRGLFGSNQLKFSTMPTSTSFDEYSCFPQAKLEIGKKAESGSYTLMAGEYVDLSSEVTVEGQATNFTWKDEAGNTITPTKGENGRFAFNSDFIGRKLYCGLSNSKFPNGSIQTVIIAIPGSKFESKFGKEVNIAVYPNPASSILKVEIDEVIREYRIYSVSGVLMKSGTINDFKAEIKVETLTSGTYLLELTDGAKVYRSKFIKQ from the coding sequence ATGAAAGCATTCTTTTGGCGCACCCTGCTGGCGTGCCTCTTTGGGCTGACGCTTACGACCCCTTCGATGGGGCAACCTCTTGTTTACAGCAATTATGAGGTTGGGAAATTGAGGGAATTTCTCAACCAGCCATCAGCGGTAGCTGGTAAGACTAATGGTAAGCAGGTGAATGCTGCTTACAATCCGGATGATCCCTCCACCTTTGGGGTTACATGGACATCATGGGCTAACTCTGATAGGCAAGTATCAAGTATAGACTGGAATTGGAAAAGTTTGGCGGGCAATTTGAGTTTTTCCAACTTTACTCTGTTAGAAAGTTTATGGGTGATTGGCAACCAGTTTACTACGGCTAATGTAAGCGGTTGTACGAAACTAAATAGGCTAGAGGCAAGTGCCAATCAGCTAACCAGCCTTGATGTTTCGGGCTGTAGCCAACTTTCGATGTTAATCTGCGGAAATAATAAGCTTACGTCGTTAAATGTTAGTTCGCTAACAAAACTTACTACTCTTGACGTGCGTAACAACTCGCTAAAGGAGCTTGTACTTAGCTCAAATACGCTGCTTAGTGAACTAGAATGTGGGGATAATCAGCTTACCCGCCTTGATGTCTCTGGCTGTAGCCAACTTTCGAGGTTAAGCTGCGAAAGGAATATGCTTTCGTCGTTAAATGTTGGTTCGCTAACAAAGCTTACCTACATTCAAGTGCATTTTAATTTGCTAAAGGAACTCGACCTTAGCTCAAATACGCTGCTTAGCAGCCTAGATTGCAGCTCTAATCAGTTTATGTTCTCTACCCTGCCGATTAAGTCGAATCTTACATATTACAGATATTCTCCACAAGCGTTGATTACTATAGGCAAGGATATAACCGTAAACGGATTCACATTTAAGCATGTGGGTGTTGATGAAGTTATCGATTTAAGTACCGAGGCTTCCATAAATGGCAAGAGTACTACTTTCGTATGGAAGAAGCGCAGGGATGGCTCGGAGGTAAAACCAACAAACAGCGCAGGTGCCAAGTTTACCTTCGATGCATCACTAGAAAAAGAGACCATCTATTGCGAAATGAGGAATGATGCATTCCCCAACTCTACTGTTAATGATTGCCTTAAAACAGTAGATGTGGCTATCGGAAATTCTTTTGATATCTATAATGCCTACGAGGTGGGCAAGCTACGCGCCTTCCTCAATCAGCCTTCTGCAATAGCAGGTAAAACCAACGGTCAGCAGGTGAATGCCGCCTACAATCCTAATGATCCCTCCACCTTTGGGGTTACCTGGACATGGCCTGCTGTTGGGAAGCGAGTTAATAATATAAATTGGACATCGAAAAGTTTATCGGGAGATTTGGATTTGTCCAATTTTATAGATCTAGGTTGGTTTTATATTTCTTTTAACCAACTTAAAACGGCTAATTTTAGTGGCTGTACAAATCTTCAAAGTCTTTGGTTGGAAAACAATCAATTAACCAGTATCGACGTTTCTGGCTGTAGATGGATTAATCAGTTTAGATGCCAAAATAATAAGCTTACATCGTTAGATGTTAGTTCACTAACTAAACTTGCCACCCTTGATGCGTACAGCAATTCGCTAGTGGAGCTTAACCTTGGTTCGAATATGCGACTTAGCGAACTACGATGTGCAAATAATCAGCTTACTAGCCTAGAGGTTTCTGGCTGTAGCCAGCTTTTGTCGTTCGGATGCAATAATAATAAGCTTACATCATTAAATATTGGTTCGCTAACAAAGTTGACTTCCCTTGATGTGCAAAATAATTTGCTAAAAGAACTCGACCTTAGCACAAATACGCTGCTTAGCAGCCTAAATTGCAGTAATAATCAGTTTGAATTCTCCTCTCTGCCTGTTAAGTCGAGCCTTACAACTTATAACTATTCTCCTCAAGCGTTGATTGCTATCGGCAATGATCTGACGGTAAACGGATCAACCTTTAAGCATGTGGGTGTAAACGAATCTATAGATTTAAGTTCTGAGGCCACCATTGAAGGCAAGAATACCATTTTTGTATGGAAAAAGCGCAGCGATGGGTCGGAGGTAAAACCAACAAACAGCGCAGGAGCCAAGTTTACCTTCGATGCGTCGCTAGCAAAAGAGACCATCTATTGCGAAATGAGGAACGATGCATTTCCCAAATTTACGGGTAATGATTGTCTTAAAACGGTAGATGTTACTGTCGGAAATTCTTTTGATACCTACAATGCCTACGAGGTGGGTAAGCTACGCGCCTTCCTCGATCAGCCATCGGCGGTAGCAGGTAAGACCAACGGTTTGCAGGTGAATGCGGCTTACAATCCAAACGATCCTTCCACCTTTGGGGTTACTTGGACAAAGGCTGCCTATGAGAAGCGAGTTGAAGGCATATCATGGCAACTGAAGAGCTTGTCGGGAGATTTGAACTTTTCAAACTTTGCACAGCTAGGTTGGATTTACGTGAACGGCGGCCTGCTTAAAACAGTTAATGTTAGTGGTTGTACGATGCTGAGAGATCTATGGGTAAGTAACAATCAGTTAACCAGAGTTGAAGTTTCTGGTTGTAGCCAACTTTATCGAATTTTATGCGACTACAATAAGCTTACATTCTTGAATGTAGGTTCGTTAACAAAACTTAAATACATTAATACGTATAACAATTCGCTAAAGGAACTGGACTTTAGTTCAAATACGCTGCTTAGCGAATTACAATGTGGAAATAATCAGCTTACCAGCATTGTTGTTTCTGGCTGTAGCCAACTTTCGTTGATTGAATGCCAAAATAACAAGCTTGCGTCGTTAAATGTTGGTTCGCTAACAAAACTAGCCACACTTAATGCGAACAATAATTTGCTAAAGGAACTCAACCTTAGCTCAAATACGCTTCTTCGCAGCTTAGATTGCGGGAATAACCAACTAAGGCTCTCTACTCTACCCGTTAAGCAGAATTTGACAAATTACACTTATGTCCCACAAGGTCTAATTTCTATTGGCAAGGATATTGTCGTAAGCGGCAAGACCTTTAAGTATGTTGGGGTAGATGAGATGGTAGACTTAAGCGCTGAGGCAACCATAGGCGGTAAGCCCACTACTTTCGCATGGAAGAAGCGACGCGATGGGGCAGTGGTAACACCTACAACCAGCAACGGTGGTATGTTTACCTTTGGCGCATCGCTGGCCGGAGAGGTAATCTACTGCGAAATGAGCAATGCCAATTTCCCCTACTTTACCGGAGATGTGGCTTTTAAAACCGTAGATGTTGTTGTCGGAAATACCTTTAATATCTACAATACCTATGAAGTAGGTAAGTTGCAGGCTTTCCTAAATCAGTCTTCATCGGAAATAGGCAAGTCAAACGGACAGTTGCTTAACTCTAATTATAACGCCAACGACCCGTCAACATTTTGGGTTACTTGGTCGAACTCGCCGGTTGAAAAAAAGGTAATCAGCATCTATTGGTCAGGGCTGGGGGTGACCGGAAGCCTTGATTTAAGCAATTTTGCAGAATTGTCTCAATTGCGTATTGCGAACAATTACCTGTCGAATGTAAATATAGCAGGTGCGAATAAGCTGTCGAGTATGTCTTGTACGGGGAATTATCTTAAGTTTTCCACGCTACATCTGGGTAGTCCTTCACTTGCTAGCCCTTGCTCATACGCACCCCAAAGGACGTTAAGCATTGGCCGAGATACCACAATAAATGGTTATAACCAAAGGTATATTGAAACATATAAAGAAGTTAATCTAAGCTCCGAGCAAACAGTTGGAGGTAAACCTACCATATACACTTGGAGGAAAAGTAGCGATAAAACAGTTGTAACGCCCTTGAAATCAGAAAATGGAGTCTTCGTTTTTTCTGAAAACTTGGCAGGTCAAATGATTTACTGCGAATTAACGAATGCTGCTTTCCCCGATTTTGCGGGACAAAATGTGCTAAGTACCGAGACTGTGAGGGTTGAAGGTCGATACAACTCTAATGATGTAGCTAAACTTAAGAGTTTCCTACAACAAGAATCCGCAATTTCCGGGCAAAAGAACTATCAAAGAATTGGATTGGAGGTTGATATAAACGACCCTTCATCGTGGCCATTAGTAGTGTGGACAGCTTCTTCAACTAATAAAAGAGTGGAATCAATCAGCTGGATGCGAAAAGATTTGGCCGGTAATTTGGACTTCTCTGGGTTGGATAACCTAAAGTCGGTTGAACTTACTACTAATAAGATCGCTTCGGCAGACTTTAGTGGTTGCTCTAAGCTCGAAAAGATTTGGTTGGATGAGAATACAATAACCGCCATTAATACGTCAACGTTAGCCAGCCTTAAGAGGATAAATGTAAATTACAATAAAATCACGCAGCTCGATCTTTCTGCAAATGTGAAGCTCGAAGAAGCCGAGTTTGCGAGCAACCTGCTTAGTACGGTTAAGCTGCCGAATACAGCGACGCTAGGTTTGGTACGCGCGACACGAAACAACTTTAAGTTGTCGACATTGTCTCCTGCATTAAGTCAGTATTATAGCTATTTCTATCAGCCTCAGAATCCGATGGTAATTGGAGATGCTGTGCAAGAGAATGACAAAACTATCTATAAGGTTGGATCATATACTACTATCGATTTAAGTAGCGAATTGACCATTGGTGGTAAAACAACAAACTACTCATGGTACAATGTTAGCAAGAAGACGGATATTACTCCAAGAACTTCAGCAAACGGTAAGTTCTCCTTCGATAGCTCTGTTGAAGGAGATACGCTGATATGCTATATGCGCAACGAGTCACTTCCTGATTTTAGTATGCTCTACCCATTCGAGACCGTGAAGGTGCTGGTTGCATCAGGGTATAACCAATATGAAGTGGGTAAGCTAAAAGCCTTTTTAGATCAGCCGTCAGCATTAGAGGGTAAAACAAATGGTCAGGTGGTGAATCCTACCTATAATTCAAATGACCCCTCTACCTTTGGAATAACATGGACAGGGGCTGCTATTGAAAAGCGGGCCGCAAGCATTTCATGGTGGGGAAAGAACTTGTCGGGAGACCTAGACTTCTCCAACTTTTCACAACTAAGCGGGCTTACTATTTCCTATAGCCAACTAAAAACAGCGAACTTAAGCAGTTGTGTGTTGCTAAGTACTCTTCAGTTAGATAACAACAAACTAATCAACGTTGACGTTTCTGGATGTAGCCAACTCTCGTGGTTTTCATGTCAAAGCAATAAACTTGCGTCGTTAAATGTTGGTTCGCTAACAAAGCTAACTACTCTTATTACCCAAGGTAACTCACTAAAGGTACTTGACCTTAGCTCAAATACATTGCTTCGTAGCCTGTACTGCGGCGATAATCTGCTTAAGTTCTCGACTTTGCCAGTTAAGTCGAGCCTTACAACGTACGCCTATGTCCCACAAGGGGTGATTTCTATTGGTGAGGACATAACCGTAAACGGAACCACCTTTAAGCATGTAGGTCTAGGCAAAGCTATCGATTTAAGTGCTGAGGCTACCATTGATGGTAAAGCTACCACCTTCGTATGGAAGATGCGTCGCGATGGCTCTGTGATAACACCAACAACCAGCGAGGGAGGTATATTTACTTTCGATGCTTCGTTAGCAAACCAGACCATCTACTGTGAGATGAGCAATGCCACTTTTCCTTCCTTTACTGGGAATAACACTCTTAAAACGGTAGATGTGGTAGTAGGAGACTCCTTTGTTGCCTACAATGCCTACGAAGTTGGGAAACTCAAAGCATTCTTAGATCAACCATCTGCTGTCGCTGGAAAAACGAATGGACAACAGGTGAACTCAGCCTACAATTCTGAAGATCCATCTACCTATGGAGTTGTTTGGAACTCGAATCTTTTTGATAAGAAGGTAACGTTAATAGACTGGCAGTCTAAGTCGCTGTCTGGCTCTATAGCTTTAAATAAGTTTTCAGAACTCGTAACTTTCTATTTAGGAGATAACGGTATAAGTAACGTTGACATGTCAGAATGTGCCAAACTAGAAGGGTTACATTTTGAACGTAATCAAGTTGCTACTTTGAATGTTTCAGGGTGTTCTAATCTTTACCTTTTAGTTTGCGATAATAATCGTCTTACGAATGTAGATCTGAGTCAGGCTCCTAATCTTGTTAGTTTTAATGCGATGCGTAATAAACTAACAGTTGTAGATTTCTCTGCTAATCCTAAACTTCAAAGTATAGGTTTGCGCGGAAATCAAATTGGAAATGTAGAAGTTAATTCGCTTACTCAATTAAAGCAGTTAGTCGTTGGAGAGAATAAAATAGCAAATTTAAACCTGAGTAATCTCTCTAACTTAGAAGTACTTTGGGGTGATAATAACAACTTACGACTTTTAGATATTGCTGCTAATACTAAGTTGACTAGTTTATATTGCTATAACAATAGTTTTACCTATTCTACTTTACCTGGGAAACCAGCATCTGTAACTGCTTTTGGTTGTGCACCTCAGAAATTGGTGGAAATTGGTGAAAAGCAGATTTCAGGAACGTCTGAAAAGTATTTTATAGGAGCAGATCATGTTGTTGATCTTGGTAAGGAAAATATAGTGAACGGTGTTCAAACTACATTTACATGGAAAGAACAGTATGGCTCCGTTGTAACTCCAACTTCTTCAAATGGAGGTAAGTTTACCTTTAATAGCAAGTTTGTTGGTAAAAAATTGTATTGCGAGATGGCTAATGCTGGCTTCCCCGATTTTGTAGGGTATAACATTCTTAAGACTGTAGTAGTCGAAGTTGTTCCTGCCTATAATCAGAATGACGTAGATAAACTGAAGGCGTTCCTTAACAAACCTTCGCAGGAATCGGGGAAGACTAACGGTCAGCAGTTAAATGCAGCCTACAACCCTGAAGATCCTGCGACCTACGGAGTGGCATGGAGTAGGCATAATGTCAATAAGCGAGTAATTAGCTTCCAATGGTATGATAAGAAACTTTCGGGCGATTTAGACCTGAGTGGCTGTGAGTTGTTGAATGATGTGTTTATTTCGAACAATAAGATTCCATCAGTTAACTTTAAAGGATGCTCATCGCTGGTAAATCTTTATGCTGAATCAAACGAAATCGCTTCGGCTTCATTTGATAAGCATCCATTACTTGAATCGGTTGACATTTCTCTAAATAAGCTAACTTCTCTTACAATACCAGAGGCTCCAATGCTCTCTTTCCTTTTTGCAACAGACAATAAGCTATCCCAAATAGATTTGAGTAAGATGGCTTCTTTAACCAGAGTCAAATTAATGAGAAACGAGCTTTCTTCAATGGATGTCTCTGATCTTACCAAACTGCAGATGTTGAAGGTTGAAGGCAATAAAATTACTGGGGTAAAGTTCGGAGGTAACGAGCAGCTAGTATTGTTAAACCTTGATAGTAATCAGCTGCTATCTGTTGATGTTTCTAGCCTTACTTCTCTAACCGATCTTACTCTATCGAATAATAAGCTATTGCTTTCTAGGTTGCCTCTTGGCAAGGCGGCGTATACAAACTATTCTTATGCGCCTCAATCTTCAATGGCTGTAGGTCATGCTAAGCAGGAGGGGAACGATGTTAAGTATTCCATTTATGCAGAAGAACCATTGGACTTAAGTAGCGAACTTAACGTTGGTGGAAATGTGACGGCATTCGTTTGGAAGAAAGCAGATGGAACTGTTGTTCTACCAACTTCTTCGGATAACGGAGTGTTTGCTTTCTCGACAGGCTTAATTGGCGAAACTCTTTATGGGGAACTGTCAAACGCTTCCTTCCCTGACTTTGCTGGCGATAAAGTATTTAAAACCGTAAAATTTACAGTCTTGTCTCCTTATAATGAAGAGGAGGTTTCTAAGTTGATTGGCTTCTTTGGACGTCCATCTATGAATGGAATAAATAACGGTGACTGCATTGGTATTTCTAAAATGAACGATCCTAGTTCTTGGCGAGGGGTAGAATGGACAAGTGGGGTTTCCGATAGGCGAGTGAAGTCCATTAGTTGGGCTAGCCTTGGGATCGCAGATACTCTTAATATTTTCAACTTTGTTAAGTTAACCTCAATTGATGTTGCTGATAACAAACTTGACAAGATAATATCGGCTAATACGCCACTTCTTAAAAGAGGCTTATTTGGTAGCAATCAGCTTAAGTTTTCTACCATGCCAACAAGTACATCTTTCGATGAGTATAGTTGCTTCCCACAAGCAAAATTGGAAATAGGGAAGAAGGCTGAAAGTGGCAGTTATACTCTAATGGCAGGTGAATATGTAGATTTGAGTAGTGAAGTTACAGTCGAAGGTCAAGCAACTAACTTTACATGGAAGGATGAAGCAGGAAACACGATTACTCCAACGAAGGGTGAGAATGGAAGGTTTGCCTTTAATAGTGATTTTATTGGTAGAAAGCTATACTGCGGCCTTTCAAATTCTAAGTTCCCAAATGGAAGTATTCAAACAGTGATTATTGCGATTCCTGGTTCAAAGTTTGAAAGTAAGTTTGGGAAAGAGGTGAACATTGCTGTTTACCCAAATCCAGCATCCTCAATTCTTAAGGTCGAAATTGATGAGGTAATTCGTGAGTATCGTATTTATTCGGTAAGCGGAGTATTGATGAAATCAGGAACTATAAACGACTTTAAGGCAGAAATTAAAGTAGAAACCCTAACGTCAGGAACATACTTGCTCGAGTTAACTGATGGCGCTAAGGTTTACCGTTCAAAATTTATAAAGCAGTAG
- a CDS encoding shikimate kinase: protein MVTFPKLWLFYTKIQRGIILFAMRIFLIGYMGCGKSTVGKRLASKLGLHFIDLDRYIESKYGRTIPEQFEDVGEAGFREREHEAVNDVCTLYDNVLVSTGGGAPCFFDNMKKMMDAGVTVYLKMTPMALASRLKGARKSRPLLKDKTQEELVEFIEKTLEGREPYYELARIVVSALSIDVDGLVNRIYHTVK, encoded by the coding sequence GTGGTAACATTCCCAAAATTATGGCTATTTTACACAAAAATCCAGCGCGGTATTATTCTTTTTGCTATGCGAATTTTCTTGATAGGCTATATGGGGTGTGGTAAATCCACCGTAGGGAAGCGTTTAGCTAGTAAACTTGGCTTACATTTTATTGATTTGGATAGATATATAGAATCAAAATATGGGAGAACAATTCCCGAACAGTTCGAAGATGTTGGAGAAGCGGGCTTTCGAGAGCGGGAGCACGAAGCTGTTAACGATGTTTGTACTCTATATGATAACGTTCTTGTTTCAACAGGCGGTGGTGCTCCTTGTTTTTTCGATAATATGAAAAAGATGATGGATGCTGGTGTTACGGTCTATTTAAAGATGACGCCAATGGCCCTAGCAAGTCGCTTAAAAGGAGCTCGAAAAAGCCGTCCTCTTCTAAAGGATAAGACACAAGAGGAACTTGTTGAGTTTATTGAGAAAACTTTAGAAGGAAGAGAACCGTACTACGAACTGGCCCGTATAGTGGTTTCGGCATTAAGCATCGATGTTGATGGCTTGGTTAATCGCATTTACCATACGGTAAAGTAG